AATTGATATTTTAGGTTTCTCTAAAAACTAACATTATAATTTACAACATTAAATAACGGCTTGAAGATTAAAATCTTCAAGCCGTTATTAATCTCATATATTTAGCAGCATCAATTACATCTTTTCTGCTACGTACCAAACTGCATCATAATTTCTACTTGCTTGTTCAATCTTTAACCCAGCTGTTTCTAGATCAGCAGCTTTATACTCTCCTAGAACTTGTCTACCTTCTCCATTATATAAAGTTAGTTTGTAGGTCGCGTTTCTATCTAAGCCTTGCCATCTAATTAACTTTGGCAGTCTGCCTGTCATTAAATCCTTATAAACAACTACTAAGATAGCATTGTTTTTGCTCTTATCTACCATCTCCCACGCAGTTATGTATTTATCCTCATACGGATCAATAATTCTGTAATAATCACCCTTTTGAACTGTTTCCCAGTATTCGTTATAAAAACTAATAAACTTCTTGGTAAATTCTTGCTCCGCCTCAGTGAGAGTATTCAGATCTAGCTCATAACCAAATGCACCCTGCAATGCTGTAGCAGCTCTTGTACTAATTGGCACAACTCTCTGGTTCTGGTGATTAGGAACAGCAGAAACATGTGCAGAAATAGTTGATAAAGGATAGAAGAATGAAGTTCCATGTTGAATTCTAGTTCTATCTATTGCATCAGTATTATCACTTGTCCATATCTGAGGTGTATAGTACAACATACCTAGGTCAAATCTTCCACCACCACCACTGCAGCCTTCAACCAATAAATCAGGATAGTTATCCAATAAATGCTGGAATACACGGTATACACCAAGTACATATCGATGTGACACCTCTCCCTGTCTATCTGCTGGTAATACCGCACTATATAAATCAAATAATGATCTATTCATATCCCATTTCAAATATGAAATATTACCTGATTGAAGTACATTATCTAATGCCTCTATAGCAAAATCTTGCACATCTTTTCTACTAAAATCTAACACCAACTGTGTTCTCGCACGCACTGGGGACTTTCCTGGTATCGCTAATGCCCACTCAGGATGTGTTCTGTACAAATCACTATCCTCATTAACCATCTCTGGTTCCATCCAAATACCAAAATCTAAACCAAGTTCATTAACCTCTTTAGCCAAATCTCCTAAAGTACCACCTAGTTTAGCTTCATTAGGGATCCAGTCACCTAGACCTGATATATCTAAATCACGCTTGCCAAACCAACCATCATCTAAGACAAAAAGATCAAAGTTCAATTCTTTAGCTTTTCTTACAATCTCTAGAATTTTATCTTTAGTAAAATCAAAGTATGTAGCTTCCCAGTTGTTTACTAATACAGGTCTACGTTTGTTAACCCAATTACTCTTGATTAAGTTGTTATTTACAGCATTATGTAAGTTCCTGCTTAGTTCACCTCTACCATTACTGCTATATGAAAGAGCTAATTCTGGAGTTTCAAAACTTTCTCCTGCTTTTAGCTTCCAGTTAAAGTTACTATCATCTATACCTGCGACTACTCTTATCTGTCCAAGCTGATCTTTTTCGCAAGATATATTAAATCCACCACTATAAACCAAACTGATACCATAGGCTTCACCAACAAGCTCTGTAGTATCTTTACCCTGAAGTATTATACTTGGGTTGTGCTGATGACTTGATGTACCTCTAGTACTTCTCACTTGGAAAATATTTCTACCTAGCTCAGTAATCTCTGCGTTTCTCTCACCTGTGTGTTGTCCTGGTAAATGCAAAACTTCGAAATCAGAATATACAAAGTCAAGGGCAGCAGAAGCAAAGTTCTTAATAAAAACGGTTTCACTAGTTTCATTAATCAACTTTGCTGATCTAGTAATTAAATCAAACTCTGGAAATACTGAATAATATAATTCTAATTTTAATTCAGAAAATCTGTCCTTAAGAGTTATTACTAATGTTTCTGCTTCATTATCTTCACGACTCCAAAAGTGAGGTTGACCTTCTAAATTATACTTTCCTGAGTAAAACTCATGCGAAGAATATCTAAAATCTGTCCCTCTAGTGCCATTTTCCCAAAGTACGTCCAAAGCATTAATTCTAAAATCACCAGTTCCATATTGAGGAAACTCCTGAGGTAAGGTATCAAATGAATAAGTCTTGTCAGTACTCCTATCTCCAGGATTACCTGAAAACCCTACATCCATGTGAGTGAAAATATAAGAATAATCTGAACCTACTGTTTTCTCTCCATACCATGTATGTAACAAAGACTTATTTTCATCTACTTTCATTTGATAAGTACTTTTATTCGAATTAATAGTGAAGGTATTATCCTTGTCATTATAAATTATGTATTTAGAATTGTTTAATAATTGCATTTTATCTCCTTAATCTAAAATTAGGGACAATGATTTACTCAATCATCATCCCTATAAAAATCAAATATTTTAGCTAAATCTTAAATACTTCTTCTTTTCCAGATTCAGAAGTAATAATTCTCGCTTCTAAGCTATTCAAATCAATCTCCAACTTAGTGTCATATTTGTCAAAAATATTTGTCCAAATTAATTCCAGTTTATTTTCAGAATAGGCAACACTGAAGCTTCCTTCGTAGAACTTATTATTATTCCTAAATTCAATCAATTTTAGAATTCTTTGTGTACGCTCTCTTTGCAAAGCTTCACGTATGTCAGCTCTACTGTAATTTCTTCTGTTTAATTCGCGACCATCACCTGTTCTTTCATATTCAGGATAGTCATGAACACCACCGAAAATCCCTTCATAATAAACTTGTGGAATTCCAGGAACAAACAATTGAATAGCTCTGGCTATTACAAATGAATCATCATCTTCACCTAATAGTGAATAAAGAGTTCCGCAGATCTGATGTACGTTTGGAGCATTTTCATAAGCTTTCTCTGTTGAGTGCAGTTCTGTAAATTTAGCCCCATTTCTCTCAGTGATATTAACCACTTCAACCATATCTGCTTCGTTCAAGATGCCATTCATATCAGGTTGAACAGGAATACCATCATGGCAGTCAATTAAAGTTACCCAATCATCTGGTCGATCTGGGTCTTCAAGTAATTTAACTAAGAGTTTTGCATCTTTAATCAATAATGCCTCTAAAATCGCATATGAGATTAAGAAGTCATAGTTTTGATATTTCTTCTGAGCTAGTTTTCTCATATCCTTTAATGGTGCATGAATCTCGTGCAATATCTTGATACCAGCCTTATTAGCTTCAGCCTCAATCCAATTCATGAATTCATATATTTCAGGTTCTACAAAGAAGCAAGAAGTTCCTGGTTTCTTAACCGCATACGCTATGGCATCCATTCTTAGTTCTTTTAATCCCTTTGAAGCAAAGAACTCAAATAGATCTTTGTAATAATTTCTAACAATATCTGTATTTATATCAACATCTAACTGTTCTGACGGATCTTGTCCACCAAAAGTTGTCCATATCCTTATTGTCTCGCCATTTGCTAATTTATAATCAGACCATGGACGTTTTCTTCTAAGCACAAGATTTTTAATATCATCTGCACTTGGTTCATTCTTACCAAAGATTTTTTCTGGAGTTAAGAAGAAGTCTTTGTACTCAGATTTATCACCATTCTCTAAGTAATCCTTAAACATCTTGGATTGAGCTGAGACATGGTTAACCATAAAATCTAAGGTCAAATCATACTTTTCAGCGATTCTACTTATATCTTCCCAATTTCCAAATCTTGGATCTATTTGTTTATAGTCGATTGGAGCAAACCCTCTATCTCCTGAGGAAGGATATGGTGGCAAAATATGAACTCCAGAGAAGATACCTTTAAAATCTTCTTCTAAGACTTGTTCTAATTCTTTTAGATTTCCACCCAAAGAGTCTGGGTATGTGATTAATTTTGTCATTTCTTACCTCTTTTAATCATATTTTTAAAAAGTATAAATCCACTTTTTTTAATTATGCTAATAAACTTTCACTTATTATCCTTTTACTGCACCTGCAACAACTCCGGATAAGACCTGCTTTTGCAATAATAAGTACAGCACTATAACAGGAATTGCTACCATAACTAAAGCACCCATGATTAATCCTAAGTCTGATGAATAGGTACCATAGAACTGTTGAGTTGCAATTGGCAATGTCCATAGACCTTTTCTAGTCAAGACTAATGTTGGTAACAAAAAGTCATTCCAGATACTTACAGAATACAGTGTTGCTACAGTTGCAGTGATAGGTTTCAACAATGGTAAAACAATTCTAAAGAATGTTTGGTAAATATTTGCACCATCTATAGTTGCAGCTTCTTCCAACGATACTGGAACACTAGTAGCTATATAACTTCTAAACATAAATATTGCCATAGATACTGAAAAACCTGTATGCATCAAGATTAAAGTAATTCTTCTATTTAGCAAGTTCAACTGAGCTCCATAGACTGATACCAAAGGGATCATTAAAACTTGGAAAGGAATTACCATTGAGGCTAGCATTAATGAGTAGAAAAATTTATTAACTTTCCATTGTTTTCTAGCAAATATATATGCAGCCAATGATGAGGTTAATATAATCAAGCATACACTTGATACCGTAATAATTAAGGAATTCAAGAATGTTCTAGGGAAAATCATTTTCCTGAAAGCTTCCGTATAGTTTCTAGCCGACCAACCTTGACTACCTATAAAAGATAATGGCTCAGCAACTATATCTCTTCTTACCTTAAATGAGTTAATTAAAATTACATAAATTGGATAAATAAATATCGCTAAAAGTATCAATAATAGTAAGAAAGTTAAAACATTTCTTACGAGAGTATTTTTATTTTTCATTATGCTTTAACCTCCATCTTCTGTCCTATTTTAGCGTGAGTCAAAGCGACTATTGCAACTAAGGCAAATAATGTAAACGCTTCAGTTTGACCTAAACCATATTTCTTAGCTGAGAAAGCTTGATCATAAACATACATAGGAGCAAGCTTGGTTTCACCAAATGGTCCACCCTCTGTCAAGGACAAGTTGACATCATATGTAACAAAACATCTAGTAATAGCAAGGAATATACAAATTGTGAATGTTCCTACCATCATAGGAATTGTAATCCTAAATAAAGTATCAGTCTTGTTACATCCATCGATTAATGAGGCTTCTTTTAGCTCTTCAGGTACTGAAGTTAATCCTGCAGCATAAATAATCATTAAATATCCAGAAAGTTGCCATACTGTTACTATAATTAAAGCCCACATAGCTGTATCAGGACTAGATAACCAAGACTTCTTCAATACTTCAATTCCAAATATCTGTCCTATAGCTGGTAAAGCATTCTTAAAAACAAACTGCCAAATATAACCTAATACAATTCCACCAATCAAATTAGGAGTGAAGAAAGTTGTTCTAAATGCATTACGTCCCCTAAAAGGTACTGATACTAACAATGCTAATAGAAAACCTAAAATGTTAGATAGTAGAACTGACCAAAATGCAAATGTTACAGTTCTTCCCATAGATACCCAGAAGCTCTTATCTGCAATCATGTCTTTATAGTTTTGCAGACCAACTAAATTATAATGATTGCTGATTCCATCCCAGTTTGTAAATGTCAAAAATATACCAAAGATAAAAGGTACTAAAACAACCATCGTAAATAAAAATACTGCTGGACCTGCAAAGCTTATAAATTCAATAAAACTTTCAAATCTATTTTTTGTCTTTTTCATATTTATATTCCTATAATATTGCCCCATATTGAATAATATGAGGCAATAAATACTTAATTATTTTTGTTTTTGCCAGTAAGCTTCTATCGCTTTAGCAAATTCGTTTCTATCAATATTTTTTGCCAAGTATTTTTGGAATTCTGCTCCCATTTCTTTCCAGTGGTCACCTGGGTAGAAAGGATATCCATCAATCAAAGCATTATTTTGTGCGTATTTCTGAACTGAAGCACTTAATGGGTTTGTTACTTCTAATGTATTATTGCTAAATGCTGGTACTAATTGACATTCATCAACTATGAATTTTTGTCCTTCTTCATCGTAAACAAGCCAGTTCAACCATTCTAAAGCTGCTTTTTGTTGAGCTTCTGTACTG
Above is a window of Fastidiosipila sanguinis DNA encoding:
- a CDS encoding alpha-galactosidase, with the protein product MQLLNNSKYIIYNDKDNTFTINSNKSTYQMKVDENKSLLHTWYGEKTVGSDYSYIFTHMDVGFSGNPGDRSTDKTYSFDTLPQEFPQYGTGDFRINALDVLWENGTRGTDFRYSSHEFYSGKYNLEGQPHFWSREDNEAETLVITLKDRFSELKLELYYSVFPEFDLITRSAKLINETSETVFIKNFASAALDFVYSDFEVLHLPGQHTGERNAEITELGRNIFQVRSTRGTSSHQHNPSIILQGKDTTELVGEAYGISLVYSGGFNISCEKDQLGQIRVVAGIDDSNFNWKLKAGESFETPELALSYSSNGRGELSRNLHNAVNNNLIKSNWVNKRRPVLVNNWEATYFDFTKDKILEIVRKAKELNFDLFVLDDGWFGKRDLDISGLGDWIPNEAKLGGTLGDLAKEVNELGLDFGIWMEPEMVNEDSDLYRTHPEWALAIPGKSPVRARTQLVLDFSRKDVQDFAIEALDNVLQSGNISYLKWDMNRSLFDLYSAVLPADRQGEVSHRYVLGVYRVFQHLLDNYPDLLVEGCSGGGGRFDLGMLYYTPQIWTSDNTDAIDRTRIQHGTSFFYPLSTISAHVSAVPNHQNQRVVPISTRAATALQGAFGYELDLNTLTEAEQEFTKKFISFYNEYWETVQKGDYYRIIDPYEDKYITAWEMVDKSKNNAILVVVYKDLMTGRLPKLIRWQGLDRNATYKLTLYNGEGRQVLGEYKAADLETAGLKIEQASRNYDAVWYVAEKM
- the gtfA gene encoding sucrose phosphorylase; this translates as MTKLITYPDSLGGNLKELEQVLEEDFKGIFSGVHILPPYPSSGDRGFAPIDYKQIDPRFGNWEDISRIAEKYDLTLDFMVNHVSAQSKMFKDYLENGDKSEYKDFFLTPEKIFGKNEPSADDIKNLVLRRKRPWSDYKLANGETIRIWTTFGGQDPSEQLDVDINTDIVRNYYKDLFEFFASKGLKELRMDAIAYAVKKPGTSCFFVEPEIYEFMNWIEAEANKAGIKILHEIHAPLKDMRKLAQKKYQNYDFLISYAILEALLIKDAKLLVKLLEDPDRPDDWVTLIDCHDGIPVQPDMNGILNEADMVEVVNITERNGAKFTELHSTEKAYENAPNVHQICGTLYSLLGEDDDSFVIARAIQLFVPGIPQVYYEGIFGGVHDYPEYERTGDGRELNRRNYSRADIREALQRERTQRILKLIEFRNNNKFYEGSFSVAYSENKLELIWTNIFDKYDTKLEIDLNSLEARIITSESGKEEVFKI
- a CDS encoding carbohydrate ABC transporter permease; amino-acid sequence: MKKTKNRFESFIEFISFAGPAVFLFTMVVLVPFIFGIFLTFTNWDGISNHYNLVGLQNYKDMIADKSFWVSMGRTVTFAFWSVLLSNILGFLLALLVSVPFRGRNAFRTTFFTPNLIGGIVLGYIWQFVFKNALPAIGQIFGIEVLKKSWLSSPDTAMWALIIVTVWQLSGYLMIIYAAGLTSVPEELKEASLIDGCNKTDTLFRITIPMMVGTFTICIFLAITRCFVTYDVNLSLTEGGPFGETKLAPMYVYDQAFSAKKYGLGQTEAFTLFALVAIVALTHAKIGQKMEVKA
- a CDS encoding carbohydrate ABC transporter permease, translating into MKNKNTLVRNVLTFLLLLILLAIFIYPIYVILINSFKVRRDIVAEPLSFIGSQGWSARNYTEAFRKMIFPRTFLNSLIITVSSVCLIILTSSLAAYIFARKQWKVNKFFYSLMLASMVIPFQVLMIPLVSVYGAQLNLLNRRITLILMHTGFSVSMAIFMFRSYIATSVPVSLEEAATIDGANIYQTFFRIVLPLLKPITATVATLYSVSIWNDFLLPTLVLTRKGLWTLPIATQQFYGTYSSDLGLIMGALVMVAIPVIVLYLLLQKQVLSGVVAGAVKG